A region from the Nymphalis io chromosome 9, ilAglIoxx1.1, whole genome shotgun sequence genome encodes:
- the LOC126770519 gene encoding uncharacterized protein LOC126770519 isoform X1, whose product MADEDEIDVLGDFSFNSCFAQNSQGIPSCSDREDTVHPQWLLDLPATNWYDTQNIDKNRLTEGPSRKLSGHNTTAKYNTEQRTTWTQIERDLLKTEMIKYGRNAHKIAKTIKTKTEAEIQALIEAEHGIHLDTQDLQKTEEEIPPVVHEEIVSESLVSMNDVLTIVSTGVPTIPVTKKPFKKKKCNQNVKNSLSKPKINLNINSINSGELYYEDDLVVGSTESVGSESNVTQALTKKTFKQKKEKVTAMKKIGNHRRKVSRNYEKGRIRNNSNDNLKSPQGRQRKDSSLSNDSVKSPQMQIVLGSGQALPVSEGEEVIKIEKKDSECESDIEVDIDSDKDSSPVKLEVKRQEKEKEADGPIAVPLRKFEPMPKRNRKINLDGGGGYTIMHTESGDLYEIGQEPRKERQQKKPAINLIPCRFYNAEKPAPCEVGLHVSALLHMDAHAHASRGEVMGLLGGRWAAPRLRLRLYRRVRAVAAPTHCDMEPVSQARAAGWLRARGAAVCAWHHSHPRFPAAPSAQDLRTQHALQAALRWPLPFLALVTSQHWPPGRRASTLRCFRVEEYDEAADLPVGYQLSVKILPDLTAASLSEFLRELRDLLCNFSDRDHLSVDMVKDVCPEAGLTYLEKCISSIRHHMHSAGYDDDDPLIEQLIQGVRDIFR is encoded by the exons ATGGCGGACGAAGACGAAATTGACGTACTTGGAGacttttcttttaattcttGTTTCGCACAAAACAGTCAAGGaat ACCCTCTTGTTCAGACAGGGAAGACACAGTGCACCCTCAGTGGCTGCTCGATTTACCAGCGACCAATTGGTATGATACACagaatatagataaaaatag GCTTACGGAAGGGCCGTCAAGAAAACTTTCTGGACATAATACAACAGCTAAGTACAACACAGAGCAACGTACCACATGGACTCAAATAGAACGAGATTTGCTTAAGACAGAAATG ataaaatatgGTAGAAATGCCCATAAAAttgcaaaaacaataaaaaccaaGACAGAAGCAGAAATACAGGCATTAATTGAAGCAGAACATGGAATTCATCTCGATACACAAGATCTTCAGAAAACCGAAGAAGAAATACCTCCCGTTGTTCACGAAGAAATTGTTTCAGAGAGTCTTGTTAGCATGAATGATGTCTTGACTATAGTCTCAACTGGAGTTCCAACAATACCAGTGACAAAAAAACCATTCAAGAAAAAGAAATGCaatcaaaatgtgaaaaatagtttatcaaaaccaaaaattaatttaaacataaattcaattaattccgGAGAATTGTATTATGAAGATGATCTTGTCGTTGGTTCTACGGAATCTGTAGGCTCTGAGTCAAATGTAACTCAGGcgttaacaaaaaaaacctttaagcaaaaaaaagaaaaagttacaGCTATGAAAAAGATTGGCAATCATAGAAGAAAAGTATCCAGGAATTACGAAAAGGGAAGAATTAGGAACAACAgcaatgataatttaaaatcccCTCAAGGTAGACAAAGAAAGGATTCCAGCCTTTCTAATGATAGTGTGAAAAGTCCTCAAATGCAAATAGTTCTCGGCTCAGGACAAGCATTACCCGTCTCGGAGGGAGAGGAAGTT ATAAAAATTGAAAAGAAGGATTCAGAGTGTGAAAGTGACATAGAAGTGGACATTGATAGTGACAAAGACAGTTCACCAGTAAAGTTAGAAGTGAAGAGACAAGAGAAGGAGAAAGAGGCCGATGGACCAATAGCAGTTCCATTGAGAAAATTCGAACCGATGCCTAAAAGAAACCGAAAGATTAACCTG gacgGAGGAGGCGGATACACAATAATGCACACGGAATCCGGCGATCTTTACGAAATAGGCCAGGAGCCACGTAAAGAGCGACAACAGAAGAAGCCCGCGATAAATCTGATTCCATGCCGCTTTTACAATGCAGAGAAACCG GCGCCGTGCGAGGTGGGGCTGCACGTGTCGGCGCTGCTGCACATGgacgcgcacgcgcacgcgtCGCGCGGCGAGGTCATGGGGCTGCTGGGCGGGCGCTGGGCGGCGCCGCGCCTGCGCCTGCGCCTGTACCGCCGCGTGCGCGCCGTGGCCGCGCCCACGCACTGCGACATGGAGCCCGTGTCGcaggcgcgcgcggcgggctggctgcgcgcgcgcggcgccgcCGTGTGCGCGTGGCACCACTCGCACCCGCGCTTCCCCGCCGCGCCCTCCGCGCAGGACCTGCGCACGCAGCACGCGCTGCAGGCCGCGCTGCGCTGGCCGCTGCCCTTCCTGGCGCTCGTCACGTCGCAGCACTGGCCGCCCGGCCGCCGCGCCTCCACGCTCCG ATGTTTCCGTGTGGAGGAGTACGACGAGGCGGCGGACTTGCCGGTCGGCTACCAGCTGAGCGTGAAGATCTTGCCCGACCTCACGGCGGCCTCGTTGTCGGAGTTCCTGCGGGAGTTGCGCGACCTGCTGTGCAACTTCAGTGATCGCGACCACCTGAGTGTCGATATGGTGAAGGACGTCTGCCCGGAAGCCGGTCTCACATATTTGGAGAAG tGCATATCCAGTATTCGTCATCACATGCACTCGGCGGGATACGACGACGACGATCCTCTGATAGAACAGTTGATACAGGGAGTACGAGACATATTCAGATAG
- the LOC126770519 gene encoding uncharacterized protein LOC126770519 isoform X2: MADEDEIDVLGDFSFNSCFAQNSQGIPSCSDREDTVHPQWLLDLPATNWLTEGPSRKLSGHNTTAKYNTEQRTTWTQIERDLLKTEMIKYGRNAHKIAKTIKTKTEAEIQALIEAEHGIHLDTQDLQKTEEEIPPVVHEEIVSESLVSMNDVLTIVSTGVPTIPVTKKPFKKKKCNQNVKNSLSKPKINLNINSINSGELYYEDDLVVGSTESVGSESNVTQALTKKTFKQKKEKVTAMKKIGNHRRKVSRNYEKGRIRNNSNDNLKSPQGRQRKDSSLSNDSVKSPQMQIVLGSGQALPVSEGEEVIKIEKKDSECESDIEVDIDSDKDSSPVKLEVKRQEKEKEADGPIAVPLRKFEPMPKRNRKINLDGGGGYTIMHTESGDLYEIGQEPRKERQQKKPAINLIPCRFYNAEKPAPCEVGLHVSALLHMDAHAHASRGEVMGLLGGRWAAPRLRLRLYRRVRAVAAPTHCDMEPVSQARAAGWLRARGAAVCAWHHSHPRFPAAPSAQDLRTQHALQAALRWPLPFLALVTSQHWPPGRRASTLRCFRVEEYDEAADLPVGYQLSVKILPDLTAASLSEFLRELRDLLCNFSDRDHLSVDMVKDVCPEAGLTYLEKCISSIRHHMHSAGYDDDDPLIEQLIQGVRDIFR; encoded by the exons ATGGCGGACGAAGACGAAATTGACGTACTTGGAGacttttcttttaattcttGTTTCGCACAAAACAGTCAAGGaat ACCCTCTTGTTCAGACAGGGAAGACACAGTGCACCCTCAGTGGCTGCTCGATTTACCAGCGACCAATTG GCTTACGGAAGGGCCGTCAAGAAAACTTTCTGGACATAATACAACAGCTAAGTACAACACAGAGCAACGTACCACATGGACTCAAATAGAACGAGATTTGCTTAAGACAGAAATG ataaaatatgGTAGAAATGCCCATAAAAttgcaaaaacaataaaaaccaaGACAGAAGCAGAAATACAGGCATTAATTGAAGCAGAACATGGAATTCATCTCGATACACAAGATCTTCAGAAAACCGAAGAAGAAATACCTCCCGTTGTTCACGAAGAAATTGTTTCAGAGAGTCTTGTTAGCATGAATGATGTCTTGACTATAGTCTCAACTGGAGTTCCAACAATACCAGTGACAAAAAAACCATTCAAGAAAAAGAAATGCaatcaaaatgtgaaaaatagtttatcaaaaccaaaaattaatttaaacataaattcaattaattccgGAGAATTGTATTATGAAGATGATCTTGTCGTTGGTTCTACGGAATCTGTAGGCTCTGAGTCAAATGTAACTCAGGcgttaacaaaaaaaacctttaagcaaaaaaaagaaaaagttacaGCTATGAAAAAGATTGGCAATCATAGAAGAAAAGTATCCAGGAATTACGAAAAGGGAAGAATTAGGAACAACAgcaatgataatttaaaatcccCTCAAGGTAGACAAAGAAAGGATTCCAGCCTTTCTAATGATAGTGTGAAAAGTCCTCAAATGCAAATAGTTCTCGGCTCAGGACAAGCATTACCCGTCTCGGAGGGAGAGGAAGTT ATAAAAATTGAAAAGAAGGATTCAGAGTGTGAAAGTGACATAGAAGTGGACATTGATAGTGACAAAGACAGTTCACCAGTAAAGTTAGAAGTGAAGAGACAAGAGAAGGAGAAAGAGGCCGATGGACCAATAGCAGTTCCATTGAGAAAATTCGAACCGATGCCTAAAAGAAACCGAAAGATTAACCTG gacgGAGGAGGCGGATACACAATAATGCACACGGAATCCGGCGATCTTTACGAAATAGGCCAGGAGCCACGTAAAGAGCGACAACAGAAGAAGCCCGCGATAAATCTGATTCCATGCCGCTTTTACAATGCAGAGAAACCG GCGCCGTGCGAGGTGGGGCTGCACGTGTCGGCGCTGCTGCACATGgacgcgcacgcgcacgcgtCGCGCGGCGAGGTCATGGGGCTGCTGGGCGGGCGCTGGGCGGCGCCGCGCCTGCGCCTGCGCCTGTACCGCCGCGTGCGCGCCGTGGCCGCGCCCACGCACTGCGACATGGAGCCCGTGTCGcaggcgcgcgcggcgggctggctgcgcgcgcgcggcgccgcCGTGTGCGCGTGGCACCACTCGCACCCGCGCTTCCCCGCCGCGCCCTCCGCGCAGGACCTGCGCACGCAGCACGCGCTGCAGGCCGCGCTGCGCTGGCCGCTGCCCTTCCTGGCGCTCGTCACGTCGCAGCACTGGCCGCCCGGCCGCCGCGCCTCCACGCTCCG ATGTTTCCGTGTGGAGGAGTACGACGAGGCGGCGGACTTGCCGGTCGGCTACCAGCTGAGCGTGAAGATCTTGCCCGACCTCACGGCGGCCTCGTTGTCGGAGTTCCTGCGGGAGTTGCGCGACCTGCTGTGCAACTTCAGTGATCGCGACCACCTGAGTGTCGATATGGTGAAGGACGTCTGCCCGGAAGCCGGTCTCACATATTTGGAGAAG tGCATATCCAGTATTCGTCATCACATGCACTCGGCGGGATACGACGACGACGATCCTCTGATAGAACAGTTGATACAGGGAGTACGAGACATATTCAGATAG